A part of Aedes aegypti strain LVP_AGWG unplaced genomic scaffold, AaegL5.0 Primary Assembly AGWG_AaegL5_hic_scaff_1514_PBJ_arrow, whole genome shotgun sequence genomic DNA contains:
- the LOC110680511 gene encoding protein FAM50 homolog — MAYYKGAASEGGRAMQLMKKREIAQQEIEFRKKKIEEDLKVSNIESKFATHYDAVEQQLKTSTIGLVTLDEMKQKQEDIVREREKKLAQKKEEKDREKLKALEAKQAEKDRQRKQIQALSFNPEEDEESFDDEDEEEPLEIKPHKWQTEECTEPRIKKIKKNPDVDTSFLPDREREEMDNKLREELRQEWAMKQATLKDQEIPITFSYWDGSGHRKCVTMKKGNSIYQFLQKCLEMLRKEFSELKTVMADQLMYVKEDLILPHHYTFYDFIVTKARGKSGPLFSFDVKDDIRMISDASVEKEETHAGKVLLRSWYERNKHIFPASRWEPYDPTKVYDKYTIKDKCKK, encoded by the exons ATGGCTTACTACAAAGGAGCTGCAAGCGAAGGCGGAAGGGCAATGCAATTGATGAAAAAGCGAGAAATTGCCCAGCAGGAAATCGAATTCCGCAAGAAAAAGATCGAGGAGGACTTAAAAGTAAGCAACATCGAAAGTAAGTTTGCCACTCACTACGATGCCGTGGAACAACAGCTTAAAACCTCGACCATCGGTTTGGTCACTCTGGATGAGATGAAACAAAAGCAAGAGGACATTGTCCGGGAACGCGAGAAGAAATTGGCTCAGAAGAAAGAGGAAAAGGATCGGGAGAAGCTTAAAGCACTAGAAGCCAAACAGGCGGAAAAGGATAGACAGCGGAAGCAGATCCAAGCACTTTCATTCAATCCAGAAGAGGACGAGGAATCTTTCGATGACGAAGATGAAGAGGAACCGTTGGAGATTAAACCTCATAAATGGCAGACGGAAGAATGCACAGAGCCGAGAATAAAGAAGATTAAGAAAAATCCAGACGTAGACACTTCTTTCTTACCGGACAGGGAGCGCGAAGAAATGGACAATAAGCTAAGGGAGGAACTGCGCCAAGAATGGGCCATGAAACAGGCCACGCTTAAGGATCAAGAAATTCCCATCACATTCAGTTACTGGGACGGATCCGGACACAGAAAGTGCGTTACGATGAAGAAAGGCAATTCCATTTATCAGTTTTTGCAGAAAtgtctggaaatgcttcggaaagaaTTCAGCGAACTGAAGACGGTGATGGCGGACCAACTGATGTACGTGAAGGAAGATTTGATCCTTCCCCATCATTACACGTTCTACGATTTCATCGTTACGAAGGCCCGCGGAAAAAGTGGTCCGCTGTTCAGTTTTGATGT CAAAGATGACATTCGTATGATCAGCGATGCCAGTGTCGAGAAAGAAGAAACCCATGCCGGAAAGGTGTTGTTGCGTTCATGGTACGAAAGAAATAAGCACATTTTCCCTGCATCTCGCTGGGAACCATACGATCCCACAAAAGTCTATGATAAATATACTATTAAGGACAAGTGCAAGAAGTAA